The sequence TTCAGGTACCACTTAGAGAAATTGGCCATGAGATACAGTCTCATATCTTTTGATGAGAAGAGCTCAAAAGGATACATTTGTCTGAGACAGAAAGAGGTGAAGAAAGGGGTTCGAGGATCGAACGTTGAGTTTATTTGCTCGTAATCTGCTGCCAAATTACATTAACCAGTAACATGGCATCGTGAATGATGACGCGTTAGCAAAGTTTAGGTGATAAATCATGAAAAGGTGATAAATcatccaaattttcgacgacgtTGTATAGTGTCGCTTATGAAACTAACTGTATGATATGTATCCGTCCATCTCTTGACATGAACGTAGCCCTTTGTGGAACTGCATACCTCTCAGATATACATACCACTTAGCTGTGCTCGGATCTCCTGAAGCATCTTCAGCTGCTCGTGGATGGAGACGCCACCGAGGCTGCTGCCCAGGAACAGCAGTAACTTGGTACCACTTCTAGCGGCAGAGTGTCGCACACCGTCCATGTACAACCCACCGAAGGGCTCCACGGTTAGGCCGGGGTAGTCTCTCTCAAGCTGCCGACCACAGGTTTCAATAAATTCTGTTTCAGAGGAAGgcgacaaacaaataaatgaaaatgcgTGATTATGAAAACTGTTCTTTTATGACATACGCTAGCGAATCAAGGTACCCCCAAACAAGTTGCTCTTTTGCGGCTTTGTGAGAGGTTTTACTAAGTATGCAAAGGAAATGCTTTCAAAACGAATTTTCACAGGACAGCTTTCGGTTCCATGATCATGATCCCAGCGTAATGGCAACGTGAGGAGCCGACGTGTTGTATCATGCATGAAGGAGTTTTGTGCAGTCTCTCCAATCTGTATGAATTTGATTTAAAAGATTAATTTTCCTGTCAAAAATTATGTTtaaaaatttggcatttttacGTGCGATAAAAGCCATCTCCTAAAGTTTAGACAAATATTTCTGACATTGTTAGAAATATGCATGTAACGTTTATGTGTAATAGAGGAAGGTATGATGTATgactttttatgtcatacctcgggcgatacggaatacccctTGTTGGTAGAAAGTTAAAATTTGCCAGTTTTGGGCAGAACTTTTATGTAACTTAGAAATGATAGATAATTTGTATTCAGTCGGCAGATTTTATATTTTACGTTAGTACGGGAAAGATACCTCAAAGGACTTTTTCCATGCACCGAAAGTTGGGGGCTGCCCTGACGGAAATGTACAGCCGAAAGCACTATGCATTTCATCAAGAGGAGgtttctttgtttcaaaagtAGAATTACTGTAGAACTGGGGATATATGCATATCAAATTGCACCAGTAACACGGCACTTCTTATGCTTTTTGGTCACATTTGTGTTTGATAATGGAACAGATTACGATATAAACTCAAGCtcgaccctcgaaaccctttcgtcaacTATTTGCCACGAACTACTATGGAATCGAGCTGTGCTCTATTAGACATTGTTTCCACTTATCTGCGTactgccaaggaggttatgtataATGCCGTTGGCGCTACTTGTGATCCTTCTATTCTGTCAGTTATCTACTGCCATTGATACAATCCACTCAGACCCATAGAATAGTCACGAGTTCTCATAGTATCATACCCTTTGCTTTGTCCACTGGCACAAACGTGAAGTTTCCGTGTCGCTCCAGCAGAGCTTCTATGATCAGGCGGGTTTTGGAGGAAGCAGAACTGCCGAGATCAACAAGAACAACCGGGGACGAGACTTTGCTGGCGATGTCATCTGCGTGGGTCTGAAGAATGCTGTATTCGTGATGCCAGAGTTTGTAGCTCTTGGATGTTTGTATAATCCTGTAGAAATAAACGAAACATTGAAACCAAAGACATAATGGTGTAGGACTCGCTGGCGAGAGCATTTTAAGAAATGACAaaatgattgtttgtttgtttgtttgtttgtttgtttgtttgtttgtttgaacttctGATAGAATGTTGTTGGTTGTCATGTAGTCTTAGATCAGGTGGTGGTCACTCAATCCACATTTGAACACACCACTCTTTGAGTACTTGCTAGGGTTGGATGTGAGGCTGACATCTAACAGAGTAGAGCTGTTTTCAGTCACTCGTGTTGGTTCCGTTATGAGATTGGTGAGGTCGTGAAGGTCACAGAGAAATGTCAGATCTTCGGAGGGACCCTTGTCCTGGATAAGGTTACAGTTCAAGTTTCCCATTATTTTTACTTCCAAGTTTGTGTCAGATGCCTTTTGCAGGCTTTGTCTGAAGGCGGTGAAGAATTTGTTGTCGTTCGGTGGTCGGTATGCGCAACACAGGAGCAGGTGTTTTGACTTGGGTAGGGTCAGCTCGATCCATAGAGCTTCCAATCCATCAGCACATAGGTCGTTTCGTTCTTTGAAAGCTAAGGAATCCTTGATGTACATTGCTATTCCACTGCTTGTAAGGTGCAAGGTGTTGTTTACAGGGAAGTAGTCTACTTCTGTAACAGTAATACCTAAAGTATACAaaaatacagatatacatgtaataatagcAAGAGCTAAGGAAATATCATTGTGACATGTTCTACATTAGACGTATTACACAATAACACACATAACACTCAATCAATAAACACAAAGTCAGAGTAAAGCGATAAGAAGAATAActtacatataacgttatatacagtaGTGTCGAGAGGCTTGCTCTCCCCAGCGTCAGCGCCAGTTCAAAACAGGGATCAAAGATAGAGAAAACAGGCAACCAAATAATCGGAACAGGAATCCGATGACAAGTATATCTGAGGATTATTAACTTATGAATACTCACTCCTCGCACATCTCTGATCCACGTGTGTCGTACAGGTACCACAGCGGCACGTGCTTGTGTTTAGAAGTCAAGCCAACCACCACTGGCATCAGCTCGTCGGGTACGTCGTACATGCTGATGACGTCGTCACTTCCGATGGTAGAGATTCCATTGGCTCGGGAACCCATCACAGTCGTTacattgaccttcgtcttcacGATCAGTGCGATAGTGCGTGTACTCTAACTGACGGTTGGCTCAACTGGTGCAGCGATGCAGCCGCCAACTCAGCTTGTATCGAACATGTGTCTCAGTGACCGCAAGTAACCCGGCCGGACAAGAAAGGTCCAAGGCTATACTATGATGTTACGCTCCACGAAATGAACTTACAATATGTTGGGCACAGTAAATCATTATAGTAAGCATTGTAACAGACATTGGTCAAATCTTAATCGAATATCGACGCAATTAGAGGAGCTTAATAAAAAAAGTACCCCCGCGAAGCCTTACAATAGTACGGTCCgaacgttcgaacgcgttcggACCCCCCGCGGTGTGGACTGGCGGGAAAACGGCGGGAATCCATATATACGTCAAGGGTGTACAGCGAGTGTGATTGTACATGCattttgtgtatacatgtattataaatgTATCACGCTAACTACTTACAGAGTCTAGTGATGAAACAACCGTGCGTTTAAAAGTTACAAACAGTTTCACCTTCAACTACAACTGCAGTGTtacaggagggcctgcatgggggtactgattacgaattacgcaaaattttcgccgccgattacgaattacgttaaaatctcagagctgattacgaattatgTTAAATCATGAGGATTCCCAACAGACTTCAACACTTTCCttgattcaactatctagttctgtgtcaaaacttttgattttatgtTGAATACCGGCTTTTGTGGACACCTCCTTGCATTAAACGTATGAGTGAAAATCACCAAGTCTAGACTAACGTGCGGTCACACACAATGACTTCTGTATCAAATAGAGTCTaatctgtttgcttgtttacttATAATGAAGAGGCCTTGAACTACGAACTTCCACATCTGACATGGgaggccacatttgagcccgGTAAACACTACGGCTTGCTTATGAATAGCAAAGATTTTTGATGGTGGCAATTCATATGTTCGTGTCTTTAGAAATGATAGGTGATGAGGGGCCTACTATATTCTATCACATCCATTGAAGTTCTCCCAACGTACTTGACGGAAGTACGGTCTAAATACAATATCATAGCTCTAATGACAACATGGTAAATTGGCGTACGCTGTTTTGAAAGACTTTCTGCGAAAGACCTTTCACTTATTTTGTGCCTACACGGCGAAGTTCATCCGAGAGTGGCATAGATAAACAGCACAGCTTGCTGTTGAGTGAAGTAGACATTGTAATGTGATTTTCGATGGTGCAACTTACTGTAATCTTTGTACACTGGGTAAACAAATACTAGAAGTACATGCGTCATAGAAGATCTTGTTctaggttatacatgtatatgaatttgTAGTCACaccttattctccaagcagagaacaAATGATACCAAGAAGTACATCGGAAAGCAGCAACAAACCGCTTTTGGccgaaatgattacattttccatcCTACTTGTCTTGCCCGAATTGTAGCCCCTCTGCTTGAGGGTGTcagcctacatacgaaatcttTAAAAGAAAATCTGGTCCAAGACCTCAGGTCCAAGACCTCAAGTCATTTGAACAACATATCAGTTATCACTGATGCTCAGAAGTTGACGTCAATGGTATAGCTGGAGGAGGTTGTGGTTGGTAGGCACTATGTCTTACATATATTACTCAGGTTGATGTGTAGCCTGATGGGCACGCAGCTCCTGTCAATGAGAAAACAGCATTAAGTTCAAGATGCTAAGAAATCTATGGGCTTCAAGATGAAAGGAAATGACAGAAGTACACAAGGCTGTCATTGTAAAAGCTATCTTTGAATACGGACAACCAAGAATAGTcaaatgtcaatgaaggttagacatccatgtgaTGAGATAGTCACTCaaaagttattcaagcaactagTATTGGATAAGGTTTGAAAATGGTCAGTCACTGAAAAAGGCTGCACATATTGTCTGAAAGATCTAATTGTTTTCAAAtcgtatccagttgtttgagtaacttacAAATGCATGGAGTAAGAATAGTCAAAATTTAACCATTCCCTGCTTCATACATTCTGATAAGTCCAATTCCCTTCTATGTTGAACATTACAAATAGTCCATAAGCCATTATAGAAATCACTATGTAACTGTAGCGCTATGTTTATGtactagtaactgttacatcagCCATGCACAGTGGTGCTTATTGCTGCATGTATTGGAATATATGTTAAGCAGTGatctgaagaaaaacatttatcatcttaCCTCTTGTTTCATTTGCTGCTCTTGCCACAGCTCTATGGCTTGGTCCAGGGGAAGTTCATTGACTGTGCCATGTTTGTACTGGGGAGGGGTGGCAGCAGTCTCTTCTACAGCAATTTGTGACTTGTGTTTCCCTGGTGGGGTTGGCTTCAGCCCTGTCTCTTTAGCGATTATTGTTGCTGAAGTGTCCTGCTTCACGGCTCTGAAAATAGTGAAATGTACAGGTGTACATTCTAGCTTATATTATAATTTCTACACCCATGGAAAGTAATGCAAATGCATCAAACGTTTTGCAGTTAGTGTAGAGGGGGCTTGCAGTATAGCTGTTGTCACAGTTAATATTTACTGTAGTGTATGCAACCCCTCTGCTCACTATGAAATAGAACTCAGTCAattctttgtattttttaatttttgtatttgtacaatttgtacattttaacataGGTGGGAACAGATAGATTGATTCCATTGCCCCACCCTAGCTGGGTacccaaacctattatagctcccgagccTCCTTTTCCAAATCTCCTCTCCACAAATAGTTGCGGAGACTAGACTCGGAAGCTATAATTTGCGGAGGAGACTCGAGACATGAGACTCGGGAGcaatgataggtttggataccaggctagggcAGGGCAATGGAATCAATCTATTAGTTCCAAAATACTTACATATTTAACCTTGGCATTTCCGGCTTTCCCTCAGAACATTTTGCCATGACACTTCTTGTTCTTTGTTGCTCTTTTGTCAGCACTTTTCCATCTTGATTTGTAGACACTGAGATATTGTCATAAAGTTTGTTCACTTTAGTTTCAACACTGTCATCCTGTTGTTTGAGCTCTGAAAGTTCCTCAATATCATTGTGGGATAgtgtttcttcttctgtatctatTCCATACTGTTCTTGCTCCTCCATGTCTTCCTGTATAGTTGTGATGTTCTGAGATGATATTTGCACCCTCTGAAGTTTTTCCATGGCTGACTCTACTTCTTGTTTTTGATGGATGAGCTGATGAAGCCTTTTCACCATGGCAATGGTCTTTGCACCTTTGTCTGGTAGAGAATTCAGGAACCTCCTAGATTGAACAATCACATCATTTAGGAAGACTCTGGTATACATTAACTGGTTGAGGGTGTGCTCGTTCTGACATCTAATCAATTATAACAAAAAGTTAACAATCTTATCTAATACTATCTTTTTATTACCAGTCATATTGACTCAAAATAAACATGAGTTTTGTAGTTTTTCTGATCTTTCTGATGTTTTACCTTGAATGTTACGACACATAGAAGAGTGTCATTATGggtactgtactagtactggAGTCTGGAGAAAAGCATCAGGACAGTGTTACTTTAGGCTAGGCTTACAACAGACCTCCCTGGAATATTTTAGCAGTTATCAGGAAAGCAGCAAAATGTTGCTTCAGCATTCGTCATTGGCCAGTAGGCTTGAgtgtgtaaaaacccaaaggggcgagtacgccgctcccgggattcgaactcacaccgatcccaatccgcacggcttgggaattcaacgtgctaaccactaggctaaaaggtccagaccagttagactggtcagttagtggaggttgatccccactgttacactactctcccttttctttcaagactcgtcccgagtctccgagtgcgatatccctgtgtgatctgatcgttactcacagggccggcgtgggaaccactgtaaaaacccaaaggggcgagtacgccgctcccgggattcgaactcacgccgatcccaatccgcacggcttgggaattcaacgcgctaaccactaggctaaaaggtccggaccagttagactggtcagttagtggaggttgatccccactgttacaagtgtcaataagatttttttttcattattgacAGGAACTTCCTATCAATTATTGACAGGATATTCCTTTCAATAGGAATttgttttgcactattgacagaatgttcctgtcaatattaatgcactattgacaggaaatGAGGATTTTTTGGGAACCAATCAGAAACTAAGCCATATATTCAGTCTTTGATAACTTTGCCATGTCACTTTGATAGCAcctcatgatcctgtcaacccttCATGTAACCCCAACAGTTATTTACTGTAAATGGTGAGAAAATAAGACTTCTTGAcattcatgagcaacaaagaataatcaaccattcaaaatgttacgttacatgtaacgtcatATACTGATTCAAACGCGTTCCTGAGCTTCCAGGCTTCTGAACTGTCCGGCCTTTTCCtatcaataagattttttttcgcTATTGACAGGATTGTTCCTGTTCATAGCCTCGTCATTCATAACTCGTTAACATAATATTAACTGTTAACCTGTTGTTTAGTAGTAATTCCTGCCTGCGTAAAAGATCCACCAGTTCGGTCTTAGACTTTCCCTCCATGTCTTTCAGGTACCCCTGTCGCTCTTCGGCCGGAATGTTACTCATTCTTGCTTTCGTACGTGCTTTCTTGGGGACTACGGTATGAAAGATGACTGACGATACGGCAGAGGAACATCAAGGCAAAACGGAACAAACCATTTTAAGAATGTGGGGACAACAACGTAATTTATCTAACAAGTTAAATTGATTTTGTAATCTAAGTTACATAATCCTAGTCACAAactcaatttgatttcttttagtTTCAATAAATGGTCAATAACTTTGTCAAACTGCATTTTCTCTCACTGCCCCTctatatgatatgattttgtacCCCAATTTTAATGGTCTCCTCCATCAGGACGTTTGACCTCAAGATGGCGTCCAACTAACATATTGGAAGCTGACGTGTTCGGTTTTGACTTGTAATACTTCTATTTGGTGCAATATTTCGTATTTCAACAATGGAGGAGATAGAGGTGGTATCCACAGCCTGTCTGGTCTTCACATTGTGTATGTTTTCCGCAGGAATGTGAGCAAAACTAGttctgttttttgttgtgtAAGGAGTAAAGGACCAGGTTGACTAATTTCATGGATGACTAGCTAACGTTATAGCctttatataaagacaattcaaaccctacaactggataaaaattcggagatttatttccggagcgtccgacgtttcgagtgacatccatcacttttcttcagcgtcactaaagtgaactagcagaactaaccagtacttatactagtatacaataactagaaaaaacggttttataataataataataataatatcgggtgtatttgcagccagtgccacaggcaggtacccaatgtgtagggtaatgaggctgtttaacgtgttcgaggcacctcctcgagcacgggacccccgttttacgtccctcccggaagacgatttcgtggaaagcttcgtgaggctacagcaatccggacgtccttggttggtctcccatccaagcactgtccggaccgcgcgttgcttaacttccgagatcgagggatcgggtgtatccaacgcgccacgcggccgtagctttGACATgtcaaatcacacagtcatgcatacgcgacattgtaatgtaaaataagttaggaaggttcctatggtaagacaacaccataggaaaagtACTCTCGGGTACCTGGAACTCCGCCCTCCCCCCACCCAAAGGACAATAacttttcctatggtgttgtctaataccataggaaccttcctgtatccgtgaatagtttcatcaggttggtaagatTCTTTTTACAGAACCAAGATATTTATTCACCAATGTTTcgctgaccatctgtcaccttcttcaaggcaattctgactggttcacgtagtaatgcagcacagctTCTATGAACAATATTTATGCAATTATTATATATAGATGTGCTGAATTAAAAGGTTTTGAAAGTTGATGACAGACTTATGAAATAAAGGTTCTgataaaatgaatgaataggACAAGGATAACTCTCTTGGGCCTTGGCTCTCTTACTGGATTATCTACATCAATGCTAGATCGTAAGCATTGTCTGCCGAGTGTCAGCAGATTGTTGCTAATTGTCCTTGTATTTCTGACCAACAGCCCAGACTGCTGGAAGATGTGGAGGACCAGAACCACTCAGAATGTTCCATTTCTGCCATTCCTGGTAACCTGCATTAAGTATGCACCATTATATTGCTACAAGCTAACAAATACATCATACAACTGAACATCATCACATTCACATCAGTGTAACATTAACTGGAATTGTTTCTTTACTTCATCACAACTGGTAAAATCATTAATATGTATGCCAGCAACATCCGACATAGTACTTATTAACTGATTGGATTGACTGAGAAACACGAGCcgtagtgaagccgcattgctctaccactagctacttgaaaaagcatcatgcttcacctcaaatgaggatgccttgaaacaaaaCGAAACAAGACCTTTCGGATGGATTCCTTTTTTGTCTGACCTACTTTTTCCTTTGAATATGGGAATTTCCCAAGGAAAAACGTAATCCATCTCAGTTCAGCATCCCTTTGGGAACTGAAAATTGGTGCTGCAGATATAAGTATTGAAATTGAACATTTTATGTCTCTACCATCTCCTCAATAGTAAAGCTGTTCCTTAGGAGCATTGATGTAACTATACAGTAGAATTTATGTACTAATGAGCATCagtcaaatgttttatttctctttCAGTAATCTTACATGGCTTTACTATGGTCTATGGAAACAAGACTCTACCCTGATCACAGTCAATGCTGTTGGAGCAGTCCTCCAGTCCATCTGTATTTTCACATACCTTGTCGCCTCCAAACAGAAGGTAGGTCTCCATGTAGTGTTTACTCCAGGACCTATTATTTCATTCATGAATGCTACTGAATATGTTCATTCTCACTCTGTACCTCCTCCAGTCAAAATATACCCTAATTTCAATGCACAGCCTGATGCAGAAAGAAGTCTTTATCAATTATCAGCAAATGGAGGACATgtctttgtgtgtctgtgtgtgtgtgtgtgtgtgtgtctgtgtgtgtctctgtgtgtgtgtttgtttgtgtgtgtagaaCTTGTGTCACAATTGTCTTTATTGAATATACAGTATTTTCAGTACCAGTTCAAGCTGTGACAGTGTTGGTTTGTTAACCCTTCCAGAGCAGGCCCATGAGTCAGATATTTGTGGGTGTGGTTTACCTGACCGCCCTGTATCTGTACCTCACTGTAGTCATCACCAGTCGCACCGTCCTTGTGGACCGGCTGGGGTTGGCAGGAGCTGGCATCACCATGCTGATGTATGCATCTCCAATGATGGAACTGGTGAGTGTGACATATTTCTTGTACTGCTTGTGTTTAGGTAAATTCTCTCTACATTGGGATAAGAACTCTGAACACtgttgcatgtatgtatgtaactaaTACACCCCTTGCTGCATGTATATTAgtcttttattttcatattctccCTTTGCCATGTTGCCATCACATTGTTCTGCTCATCACCAACAGATTCGGTAGTCTCCTTATTTGCAAGCTAAAAGTTTGACCGTCTCTCAGCGACTGTTTTTTGTCTTGGTTGCAAAATTGCCCCCTTTGCCAGAGATTATACACATCCTAAAgtacattaaaggggaagggctaccAACCCTCTCTGTTGAAATATACTCTACTACTGAATCAGGTAGGAAACTAGGGACCCTATGTGCTAATAGGcattacaagggtctgaacaaacaaacaaatgaatatacATCTACAACTAAACTAAGGGTGAACCAAACaatcaaataaaacaacatGCCTTTCAGGTCACTGTGATCAGGACAAAGTCCACCAGGTCCATCTCCAGGCCTCTGACAGTTGCCACATTCTTTGCTTCAAGCCTGTGGTTTTACTATGGCTACCTCCTGCAAGATCCTTATGTCCAAGTAAGTATATGGAAACCAGGAAGGGGACTCATGTGTTTGGCTTTGAATAAGTAAAGATGGTGCTAGATTCTTGATCTAGGATAAGACATTTCGCTAACGATATTCCTCACAGAGTGTGATCATTCAGACATTCCTTCTCACAGTACTATTTGTATTTTCCAGGTTCCCAATTTTCCAGGGATCATTTCCAGCATTGTCAGGCTGTACTTCTTCTGGAGGTACCCAGTGGGAAAAGTAGCTTGATTTCTATTGGGTAAACATGTCTACAATGCAGAATAGACACTACATCATACTGAGGTATGGGATGGGAAGCACAACTGCTGTTTTTCTCAGGGATAGGATTGTTGTTACTGTTAttttttggtgttgatgatttgTGCAGTTATACATCACAGAACTAGAAACAGCTAGAAAGGCAAGTTATTCCATGTTTAGTGATAACATGGCATTGGGCTATTCTTGACTCATTGAGTACTATTTTATTACTTAGGGGTGAAGTATTGTTTTAGGCTTGTCTGTCTGGGTTTCTTACCTACTTGAAGGGGGTGAGATGTTATTATCTCTGTTTGCATTGTTTTAAGTTGACTAGGGAAGTATTTATCAATGTAAGGTGGAGGACTCGTTTGTCTCAATGCCGGTAACCTGTCCTAACTATTATTGTCCTCAGGGTAGAGTTCTCTAGGCAGATAGTATCGCTCCTACAATGCAGTAACGGACAAATTACTGGGTAAACACAGTTATCTGAAGCATTCCAGTTGATATGCAATATATAACTAGAATTTCTCTTTAATTGCTTGTTTGACAACAAGTATGAATATCAATAGATTATTATCAATATATGCTCATTTCTTAGGATGTGTATCTTTTATCAATTTCTAATAAATCGAAACAGAATTATTGGTatcaatattgattttcatagAAAATCAAATGGTATTTCTGTATGAATATTAATTGTCTTTATCACTGCTCCTTCATTATTAATGTTATGGAGTGACACATGTCGATTAAACCTCCATGGCTGTCTTCTCAGAGGAAAGTGTACAGCTGCGGTTGTTCCTCTCCTCGCAGGTTTACACACCAGGACCACGGCCTGTGATTGGCCACATGGCCTCCACTCGCCCTCCTCTTACCCCCACTAGCCAATCGTAGAGGTTGACAGTTGGATCACAGTGCCCTGGGATGAGCCACACTTGGTCTCCTATCTGGGAGGAGTAAAGTGTGTTCAACCCAATGTTTCAAACTGaaaatgatactagtaatagtattaTGTTGCACTACCTTCTCCTTTGCAAAGCTTCGCCCGTGGCCTACACAATATAACTCTAGGAGGATCTGCTAAACTGGGCCGAGGTTTCCACTTTTATGTGCGTGGTCTGTCACCAGCTGACAGTCAATCTCAGAGTCCGCTTTACCTAGACAATCCTCTGATTGGCGGACAGTTGGTGACAGGCcacacccacaaaagtggaaacctcagtaGCCCGCGGGCAGGGCTCTGTGCATGTGTAGGAGAATAGTTTCGTTGATTCCACATCAGGACTTGTGGAGTTGGCTCCTCCTTATTGTGATAACAACATGTCTCCACCCACCATAACCATCTATCCACATATATTGTATGCCCACCTTATATGTCCCCGGTGGTACCAGGACTCCATGTTCGTCCCCTCCACAGTGGTACACAATATCACTGTCGGGATACACCTGAGGAAGGATTGGGTGAATGAAAGGGAGGAATAAATGCTGTAGGGAAATATTGATATCACTACTAGTTTATAAGGTCTTCAGTCTTCACTGTACTTTGACCAGCTACAAATAGGTAAAGATGTTTTTCTTCCAATGGCAGTGCAGCAAGTGGCTATGGACAAGTTATTTTGCTTTGAGTTGTTTTTTTAGATAAAGATGTTATCTTCGAAATATGTGGGTCATCTCACAAGATGTAATGCATGGGATTATTATTCCCTAACTGAAGGCAAAATGGGAAAGGTTTAGTTGCATGCAGTTTTCTTTCTAGCTTCCTTCCAAACTAAATAAAGGTGATGCCATCCTGCTGCTGGTATATCATGATATTCCAAAGCTGGATTTAACATGACAAATGACAGAAAACTACTTAAACATAATACCACAGAGGACTACAACTGCAGCAGGCCATTAGAACGTATAtcactgtacctgtacctaccaGTGGCACTCCTGAATCCATGCTTATGGCCTTTAACCCAGCATCTACAACAGCCCGATTTCTTTCCTGTAATGATGAAACATTCCATAATAAGTATCATATGGTCAACAAACATAGCAAGAAAAGGAATTGTATAGAAAGTGATTTTACTTACAGGAACACTCTGTACAGTAGCCAGGACATACAGGCTCTGGTGGAACTGGTGT comes from Branchiostoma lanceolatum isolate klBraLanc5 chromosome 2, klBraLanc5.hap2, whole genome shotgun sequence and encodes:
- the LOC136428313 gene encoding DNA-directed RNA polymerase II subunit GRINL1A-like gives rise to the protein MSNIPAEERQGYLKDMEGKSKTELVDLLRRQELLLNNRRFLNSLPDKGAKTIAMVKRLHQLIHQKQEVESAMEKLQRVQISSQNITTIQEDMEEQEQYGIDTEEETLSHNDIEELSELKQQDDSVETKVNKLYDNISVSTNQDGKVLTKEQQRTRSVMAKCSEGKPEMPRLNIAVKQDTSATIIAKETGLKPTPPGKHKSQIAVEETAATPPQYKHGTVNELPLDQAIELWQEQQMKQEELRAHQATHQPE
- the LOC136428316 gene encoding sugar transporter SWEET1-like isoform X3 — protein: MEEIEVVSTACLVFTLCMFSAGIPDCWKMWRTRTTQNVPFLPFLVTCINNLTWLYYGLWKQDSTLITVNAVGAVLQSICIFTYLVASKQKSRPMSQIFVGVVYLTALYLYLTVVITSRTVLVDRLGLAGAGITMLMYASPMMELVPNFPGIISSIVRLYFFWRYPVGKVA
- the LOC136428316 gene encoding sugar transporter SWEET1-like isoform X1 codes for the protein MEEIEVVSTACLVFTLCMFSAGIPDCWKMWRTRTTQNVPFLPFLVTCINNLTWLYYGLWKQDSTLITVNAVGAVLQSICIFTYLVASKQKSRPMSQIFVGVVYLTALYLYLTVVITSRTVLVDRLGLAGAGITMLMYASPMMELVTVIRTKSTRSISRPLTVATFFASSLWFYYGYLLQDPYVQVPNFPGIISSIVRLYFFWRYPVGKVA
- the LOC136428316 gene encoding sugar transporter SWEET1-like isoform X2; this translates as MWRTRTTQNVPFLPFLVTCINNLTWLYYGLWKQDSTLITVNAVGAVLQSICIFTYLVASKQKSRPMSQIFVGVVYLTALYLYLTVVITSRTVLVDRLGLAGAGITMLMYASPMMELVTVIRTKSTRSISRPLTVATFFASSLWFYYGYLLQDPYVQVPNFPGIISSIVRLYFFWRYPVGKVA